The Pontibacter korlensis sequence TCTGCTACGTTTTCCTGGGCATGATAAATCCGTGTTAACCGGATCAGCAAAACATCCAGGTAGCGACTCAGCATTTCACTTCTCATCAACTCCTTACTTACATACTCTTGCTGCATTAACTGAAATGCCCTTACTAGTGCATGCTTTTCATCTGGTGTAACTGATAGAACTGGCTTATTGAGGAGGGTGTTAAAGAAAGGGAAGCTAAAGAGCTCTTTGTGTGGAAACTCCCTGAGGTAAAATTCTGGAGTGAAGAAAGCTACAAAGCCATCAGCATCATCAGAAAGCTCCCAACTGTGTACCTGGCCTGGTGCCATAAAGAACACTGTATCTGGCTCTACCTCATACTTTTTAAAGTCGATTGTATGTGTCCCTTTGCCTTGGGTTATCAGGAGAACAATATAAAAGCTATGCTTGTGAGGCTCACGGATAAAAAGGTGCTCCTGTAGATGCGCTGCAAAAGAACTCAGGTAAAAGTACTGCTCTTTTTGTGCCTGAGCATTGAAATCCTGAATCTGATAGACGGGCAATTGTGGCTTTGGCATGTGCTTTACCTTGTTATCAGTAAAGCTAATAAAGATGCGGAAGAAATATAAATGAACCTGTCCGAGACGTACGGCTACTTCAAAAGCAACACTGCAAAGCAGGTATGATTTTACTGCGCTAAGAATGCCAGGCTAGTATGCAAAGCATGTTCTGAGCTAGCTTTTTCGTATACTTGGCCAGGAGCTAAGTATAAAGGCGGTTGTGTACTAACTTGAAAAAAGCTTTATTCACTGCTTCGGTACAAAAAGTACAGTTAAACGGACTTTTTGTACCGTAAAGAAGCTAAGTATACCTAGTATATTTGCGTTATAGATTAACAAGCAAGTTAAAAACATGAGTCAGCGAAAGTCGATGTTGTATGGTGTCCTTACAATGAAATGCCCCAGATGCCGGGAGGGAAGAATGTTCTCTTCACCGACCTATAGCACAAGTTTTTCGGATATGAACAAGAGCTGCCCTTGCTGCGGACAAGATCTGGAGCAGGAGGTAGGGTACTATTATGGAGCAATGTATGTTAGCTTTGCTATCAACGTTGCTATCTTCCTGGGGTCCATGTTTATACTTTACCAGTTCGTGGAGGAGCTAACTATGGCCATGATGATAGGTGTAGTTGCCGTGGTGGTAGTTGGTTTTCTACCTCTCATTTTCAGGTTATCAAGAGTGCTGTGGATCAACATTTTTGTCCGATATGAAGGCCCCTGCAGCGAAATACCTAAAAAAGTGCCTAACAGGTGATGCCGCGAGCTAACTAGATTATTACAAGCCTTTCTATGGAGTTGCACAGCTTAAAGAATGTATTCTAGGTAGAGCAAGAGTATTCAGTCTGAACATATCTAGTATAACCATTCAATACCCCCCTTCGATTTGACCTACTAGTTCTGGAAGGATGAGTAGAGCTAAATACGCCAGAGTCTGTAAAGTCTCTGGCGTATTGCTTTAACAATAGCTTACAGTTTTCCCTCCTATTCATTTACCGCTACCTAGAGTACCTTATACTTGCTGTAAAGGTTCGTCTTTACTCTGATACCGCTTCCAGCATATAAATAATTAATTAAGGCCCTTGAGTTATATTCTAGTGTAGCTGCACTTATAAATTGAACCTGACATGCTTTCTTTGTTTGGAGATATTATATTAGTTTGGCTAGATGTATAGGTGGCCGCTACAGTAGAAGCTTGAAGAGGATATTGGTTAAGTCAGCGGAAAGTACTACTCCGTACATAGTGCAGATAAGCGTATGTTGTCGTTTATCTGGTAGTGCCTGTATTGACTTGGTCAATGTTTCGCTCATAATAACTTGAGCTTTGCAATTAGGCCTAAAAGTTAAGGAAGGAGTAAAATCAGTTACAGGAGCTTTTGCAGCGAGACCTTTGCTAACATTGAGTGAGTAAACTCTACCGGTAGTGTGGTCCTGCTGCCCCATTAGGTTTCAAACTGGGCGATGGAGCCCGCATAGAAGAGTAAGCTGGCTGGGCGGCAGGCAAGGGCTTTTGTATTTACCCCAAAACACGAAAGCCTATGAAAAAGCAAACCTTCACCAGAAAGAGCGCGGTCAGCCTGCCGCTGGTCAACCCGAATGCGGCAGGTATCGACGTAGGAGACACCATTCACGCTGTCGCCGTGCCCGAAGACAGGGATCCAGAGCCGGTCAGGTCCTTTGGGACGATGCCCTGCGATTTGGAAGCTATCGCCGCCTGGCTGCTCCGGTGCGGGGTGGACACGGTAGCCATGGAGAGCACGGGCGTGTACTGGAGACCCTTGTTTAACCTACTCATCCAGCAGGGCCTGGAGGTGTACCTGGTCAATGCCAAACAAGTCAAGAACGTATGTGGCAGAAAGAACGATGAGGATGATGCACGCTGGATCCAGAAGCTACACAGTTGCGGACTGCTACGCAGCAGTTACCTGCCCGATGATGAGCAGGAGGCGCTGCGTACCCTGGTGCGCCACCGCAAAACGCTCACCCAGGACCGAAGCCGCTGCGTGTTCCGCATGCAGAAGGCCCTGGAGCTGATGAACGTAAAAGTGCACACGCTCCTGCGCGACATCACCGGCAAGACAGGCATGGCCATCATTGAAGCTATTCTGCGGGGAGAGCGGACAGCGGAAAACTTCCTTGCCTGCGTCCACTTTAAAGTGAAGGCAGACAGGGCCACCATCCTCAAGTCCCTGGAGGGCAACTGGCGCACAGAGCAGCTCTATCTGCTGGAGGATAGTTACATGAACTATCAGTACCTGACCCAGCGCATCGCCTTGTGCGATGTGGCCATCGAGCGGCAGCTCGAACGCTACCGCAGCGAGACCTGCGCTGAAGCGGCGCCTGCCTGTGAGGCCATCACGACCAAGAGGGGCAACAGGAACAAACCAGCGTTCAATACCTGCTCTTACCTTAAGAAAGTGCTGGGAGTGGACGTGATGGCCATCTACGGCATCAGCGACATTGCCGCTTTGGAGATTGTCTCGGAGACGGGCACAGACATGAGCAAATGGGAAACATCCAAGCACTTTGTCAGCTGGCTCAACCTGTGCCCCAACAACAAAATATCAGGCGGAAAGCTTATCAGCAGCACCCTGATGAAGAAGAAGCCTAACCCAGCCAGTCAGGCCTTTCGAAATGCCGCCAATGCCGTGCAGCGCAGCGATAATTGGCTGGGTGACTACTTTAGACGGA is a genomic window containing:
- a CDS encoding DUF983 domain-containing protein, producing MNKSCPCCGQDLEQEVGYYYGAMYVSFAINVAIFLGSMFILYQFVEELTMAMMIGVVAVVVVGFLPLIFRLSRVLWINIFVRYEGPCSEIPKKVPNR
- a CDS encoding IS110 family transposase; this translates as MKKQTFTRKSAVSLPLVNPNAAGIDVGDTIHAVAVPEDRDPEPVRSFGTMPCDLEAIAAWLLRCGVDTVAMESTGVYWRPLFNLLIQQGLEVYLVNAKQVKNVCGRKNDEDDARWIQKLHSCGLLRSSYLPDDEQEALRTLVRHRKTLTQDRSRCVFRMQKALELMNVKVHTLLRDITGKTGMAIIEAILRGERTAENFLACVHFKVKADRATILKSLEGNWRTEQLYLLEDSYMNYQYLTQRIALCDVAIERQLERYRSETCAEAAPACEAITTKRGNRNKPAFNTCSYLKKVLGVDVMAIYGISDIAALEIVSETGTDMSKWETSKHFVSWLNLCPNNKISGGKLISSTLMKKKPNPASQAFRNAANAVQRSDNWLGDYFRRMKAKGGNKYATVATANKIATIYYKMVSCQQEFRPVELAAYQEKYKQVKIMYLERRLHELKKEAA
- a CDS encoding helix-turn-helix domain-containing protein, producing the protein MPKPQLPVYQIQDFNAQAQKEQYFYLSSFAAHLQEHLFIREPHKHSFYIVLLITQGKGTHTIDFKKYEVEPDTVFFMAPGQVHSWELSDDADGFVAFFTPEFYLREFPHKELFSFPFFNTLLNKPVLSVTPDEKHALVRAFQLMQQEYVSKELMRSEMLSRYLDVLLIRLTRIYHAQENVAEVQGGELSLLQKFVILVEQQYKEHLPVTAYADQLNVTAKHLKEVCKQSLGKTTNELVQERLLLEAQRLLVHSGLTASQIAADLGYLDAAYFFRFFKKHTRLTPEQFRSQNK